Proteins found in one Arthrobacter pascens genomic segment:
- the exaC gene encoding acetaldehyde dehydrogenase ExaC, with the protein MTVYAQPGTEGSKVTFKDRYENWIGGEWVAPVKGQYFENITPVTGKAFCEVARGTAEDIELALDAAHKIAPSWGKTSVAERAAVLNKIADRIDENLEMLAVAESWDNGKPIRETLNADIPLAADHFRYFASAVRAQEGRLSQLDDDTTAYHYHEPLGVVGQIIPWNFPILMAVWKLAPALAAGNAVVLKPAEQTPSSILVLMELIGDLLPAGVLNVVNGFGVEAGKPLASSPRIRKIAFTGETTTGRLISQYASQNLIPVTLELGGKSPNIFFNDVADSDDAFYDKAQEGFALFAFNQGEVCTCPSRALVQEDIYDSFMADAVARVEKIIQGNPLDTNTQIGAQASNDQLEKILSYIDIGRQEGAKVLTGGARAQLEGDLAGGFYVQPTVFEGHNKMRIFQEEIFGPVVSVARFSDYNDAMGIANDTLYGLGAGVWSRNGNVAYRAGREIQAGRVWVNNYHAYPAGAAFGGYKSSGIGRENHTMMLDHYQQTKNLLVSYNENKLGFF; encoded by the coding sequence ATGACTGTTTACGCGCAGCCCGGTACAGAGGGCTCAAAGGTCACCTTCAAGGACCGCTACGAGAACTGGATCGGCGGCGAGTGGGTTGCCCCCGTCAAAGGCCAGTACTTCGAGAACATCACGCCCGTTACCGGCAAGGCCTTCTGCGAGGTTGCCCGCGGCACCGCCGAGGACATTGAGCTGGCACTGGACGCCGCCCACAAGATTGCCCCGTCCTGGGGCAAGACCTCCGTGGCAGAGCGCGCCGCCGTCCTGAATAAGATCGCGGACCGGATCGACGAGAACCTCGAGATGCTGGCCGTGGCCGAATCCTGGGACAACGGCAAGCCCATCCGTGAAACCCTCAACGCGGACATCCCGCTCGCCGCGGACCACTTCCGCTACTTCGCCTCTGCAGTCCGTGCGCAGGAAGGCCGGCTGTCCCAGCTCGACGACGACACCACGGCCTACCACTACCACGAGCCCCTCGGTGTGGTGGGCCAGATCATCCCCTGGAACTTCCCCATCCTGATGGCCGTCTGGAAGCTGGCCCCGGCGCTCGCCGCAGGCAACGCCGTGGTCCTCAAGCCGGCCGAGCAGACGCCGTCGTCCATCCTGGTGCTGATGGAGCTCATCGGTGACCTGCTCCCCGCCGGCGTCCTGAACGTGGTCAACGGCTTCGGCGTCGAGGCAGGCAAACCCCTCGCCTCCAGCCCCCGGATCCGGAAGATCGCCTTCACCGGCGAAACCACCACGGGCCGGCTGATCAGCCAATATGCCAGCCAGAACCTGATCCCGGTCACCCTGGAACTCGGCGGCAAGAGCCCCAACATCTTCTTCAACGACGTTGCCGACTCCGATGACGCGTTCTATGACAAGGCACAGGAGGGCTTTGCGCTCTTCGCCTTCAACCAGGGCGAAGTCTGCACCTGCCCGTCACGGGCCCTGGTCCAGGAGGACATCTACGATTCCTTCATGGCCGACGCCGTGGCCCGGGTTGAGAAGATCATCCAAGGAAACCCGCTGGACACCAACACCCAGATCGGCGCCCAGGCCTCCAACGACCAGCTGGAAAAGATCCTCTCCTACATCGACATCGGCAGGCAGGAGGGCGCCAAGGTGCTCACTGGCGGCGCCCGCGCCCAGCTGGAAGGTGACCTTGCCGGCGGCTTCTACGTCCAGCCCACCGTTTTCGAGGGCCATAACAAGATGCGGATCTTCCAGGAGGAAATCTTCGGGCCGGTGGTATCCGTGGCGCGCTTCAGCGACTACAACGACGCCATGGGCATCGCCAACGACACCCTCTACGGCCTGGGTGCCGGCGTCTGGTCCCGCAACGGCAACGTGGCCTACCGCGCCGGCCGCGAAATCCAGGCCGGCCGCGTCTGGGTCAACAACTACCACGCCTACCCGGCCGGTGCTGCCTTCGGCGGCTACAAGTCCTCCGGCATCGGGCGTGAAAACCACACCATGATGCTGGACCACTACCAGCAGACCAAGAACCTCCTGGTCAGCTACAACGAGAACAAGCTCGGCTTCTTCTAA
- the adhP gene encoding alcohol dehydrogenase AdhP has translation MTTTMQAAVVTEFGKDLQIQTLPVPTPGRGEALVKVITTGVCHTDLHAAEGDWPVKPSPPFIPGHEGVGEVVALGEGVTDLAVGDLVGNAWLWSACGDCQYCRTGWETLCEAQQNAGYSVDGSFGEYMLVNTRFAARIPAGSDPVEIAPVLCAGVTVYKGLKMTEARPGQWVTISGIGGLGHIAVQYAVAMGLRVAAVDIADDKLALAKAHGAELTVNALHEDPVEVIQRETGGCHGVLVTAVHPSAFGQAIGMARRGGTIVFNGLPPGDFPAPIFEIVLKGLTVRGSIVGTRQDLEEAIEFYAEGKIHPTVSTRELSEVNAVLDEMKHAKIDGRVVIKY, from the coding sequence ATGACGACGACAATGCAAGCAGCAGTAGTAACCGAATTCGGCAAGGATCTCCAGATCCAGACCCTCCCCGTCCCCACTCCGGGACGTGGGGAGGCCCTGGTGAAGGTCATCACCACCGGCGTCTGCCACACCGACCTCCACGCGGCTGAGGGTGACTGGCCGGTCAAGCCGTCACCGCCGTTCATCCCTGGCCATGAAGGAGTGGGCGAAGTGGTTGCCCTTGGCGAAGGTGTCACGGACCTTGCTGTCGGAGACCTCGTGGGCAATGCCTGGCTCTGGTCCGCCTGCGGCGACTGCCAGTACTGCCGGACCGGTTGGGAAACGTTGTGCGAAGCGCAGCAGAACGCCGGGTACAGCGTTGACGGCTCTTTCGGCGAGTACATGCTGGTGAACACCCGCTTCGCCGCCCGCATCCCGGCCGGCTCCGATCCCGTGGAAATCGCCCCGGTGCTTTGTGCAGGCGTGACCGTCTACAAGGGCCTGAAGATGACCGAGGCCAGGCCAGGGCAGTGGGTCACCATTTCCGGCATCGGCGGCCTGGGGCACATTGCCGTCCAGTACGCCGTGGCCATGGGCCTGCGCGTGGCCGCCGTGGACATCGCCGACGACAAGCTTGCCCTGGCGAAGGCACACGGCGCCGAACTGACCGTCAATGCCTTGCACGAGGATCCCGTGGAAGTTATCCAGCGCGAAACCGGAGGTTGCCATGGAGTCCTGGTCACCGCAGTGCACCCGTCAGCTTTCGGCCAGGCGATCGGGATGGCACGCCGCGGCGGCACGATCGTTTTCAACGGCCTGCCGCCGGGTGACTTCCCGGCTCCGATCTTCGAGATTGTGCTCAAGGGCCTGACGGTCCGCGGCTCCATCGTGGGGACCCGGCAGGACCTTGAGGAAGCTATTGAGTTCTACGCGGAGGGCAAGATCCACCCCACCGTGTCCACCCGGGAACTCTCCGAGGTCAACGCAGTCCTTGACGAAATGAAGCACGCCAAGATCGACGGCCGCGTCGTCATCAAGTACTGA
- a CDS encoding DUF779 domain-containing protein, with amino-acid sequence MTKARLDAAVTLPGESFSRVALTAAAVELLKKLWLQHGPLMFHQSGGCCDGSSPMCYPAGEFITGDSDILLGLFDLSGEGTGGGVTCDPPKGAGSGQPLEFWMSREQFNYWSHTHLTVDVVPGRGSGFSVESPEGKRFLIRSTLMDWPA; translated from the coding sequence ATGACGAAGGCGAGGCTAGACGCCGCAGTGACGCTGCCCGGGGAGAGCTTCTCCCGGGTGGCGCTCACCGCCGCGGCCGTGGAGCTGCTGAAGAAATTGTGGCTCCAGCACGGACCCCTGATGTTCCATCAGTCCGGCGGCTGCTGCGACGGCTCCTCGCCGATGTGCTACCCGGCCGGTGAATTCATCACCGGGGATTCGGACATCCTGCTGGGACTGTTTGACCTCTCCGGTGAAGGGACCGGCGGCGGTGTGACTTGCGATCCGCCCAAGGGTGCCGGAAGCGGACAGCCGCTGGAGTTCTGGATGTCCAGGGAACAGTTCAACTACTGGAGCCACACCCACCTGACAGTGGATGTGGTCCCGGGTAGGGGGAGTGGTTTTTCGGTGGAGTCACCGGAGGGCAAACGCTTCCTCATCCGGTCCACCCTGATGGACTGGCCGGCCTAG
- a CDS encoding amino acid permease: MNLLRTKSIEQSMADADEPGRKLKRSLSTWDLMIMGVAVAVGAGIFSVGAKAAANFSGPAVTVSFAIAAVTCALAIMCYAEFATAIPVAGSAYVFTYATMGELLAWIIGWNLILELFTAAAVIAKYWGIYLSKVFALMGADVPPALSLGGVDLYWGAFLIVAVFTVLLVLGTKLSARVGNVFTLIKIAVVLFVIVVGFTYVKFENYAPFIPAAEPTGAGTADVLKQSFFGFLTGAAPAQYGTLGIFAGAALVFFAFIGFDVVATSAEEVKNPQKTLPRGIFGGLAVVTLLYILVSLALTGMVSYTDLAQAENPTLTTAFEAVGDTSAAKVIAFGSLVGLTTVIMVLLMGLSRVVLAMSRDGLLPRALSKTSEKRSTPVRLQVICGAAVAVVAGLTNVDLLEEMINIGTLSAFVMVSLGILVLRKKRPDLKPAFRVPFGKVLPVVSAVLCLYLMTNLAVETWIFFAVWLVIGIIIYFSYGQRHSRLNERFTEAKEAVNGPAEGASPKADADKTADDEDEFSRA; the protein is encoded by the coding sequence ATGAACCTTCTCCGGACCAAATCAATCGAGCAGTCAATGGCCGACGCCGATGAACCCGGACGCAAGCTCAAGCGGTCGCTCAGCACCTGGGACCTGATGATCATGGGCGTCGCTGTTGCTGTCGGGGCCGGCATTTTCTCGGTTGGCGCCAAAGCCGCGGCCAACTTTTCGGGCCCAGCCGTAACTGTGTCCTTCGCCATCGCCGCCGTCACATGCGCGCTGGCCATCATGTGCTATGCCGAGTTTGCCACCGCCATCCCGGTAGCCGGGTCGGCCTACGTTTTCACGTACGCCACGATGGGCGAGCTGCTGGCCTGGATCATCGGCTGGAACCTCATCCTGGAGCTGTTCACCGCCGCGGCCGTGATCGCCAAGTACTGGGGAATCTACCTCAGCAAGGTGTTCGCGCTGATGGGCGCCGACGTTCCCCCGGCACTGTCCCTCGGCGGGGTGGATCTTTACTGGGGCGCCTTCCTGATCGTTGCCGTGTTCACCGTGCTTCTGGTGCTGGGCACCAAGCTCTCCGCCCGCGTCGGCAACGTCTTCACCCTGATCAAGATCGCCGTGGTCCTCTTTGTGATCGTGGTGGGCTTCACCTACGTAAAGTTCGAAAACTACGCCCCGTTCATCCCCGCGGCTGAACCCACCGGGGCAGGCACAGCGGATGTGCTGAAGCAGTCGTTCTTCGGCTTCCTCACCGGCGCAGCGCCGGCCCAGTACGGAACGCTGGGCATTTTTGCCGGCGCGGCCCTGGTGTTCTTTGCCTTCATCGGCTTCGACGTCGTTGCAACCTCCGCTGAGGAAGTCAAGAATCCGCAGAAGACCCTGCCCCGCGGGATCTTCGGCGGACTGGCCGTCGTGACGCTGCTCTACATCCTGGTGTCCCTCGCGCTCACCGGCATGGTCTCCTACACCGATCTGGCCCAAGCCGAGAACCCCACCCTCACCACCGCCTTCGAAGCAGTGGGCGACACCTCAGCGGCCAAGGTCATTGCGTTCGGATCCCTGGTGGGCCTGACCACCGTGATCATGGTGCTCCTCATGGGCCTGTCCCGGGTGGTGCTGGCCATGAGCCGCGACGGCCTCCTGCCGCGCGCACTGTCCAAGACCAGTGAAAAGCGTTCGACGCCGGTACGCCTCCAGGTGATCTGCGGCGCCGCGGTGGCAGTCGTGGCCGGCCTCACGAACGTGGACCTGCTGGAAGAGATGATCAACATCGGCACCCTGTCGGCGTTTGTCATGGTGAGCCTGGGCATCCTGGTGCTGCGGAAGAAGCGCCCCGACCTGAAGCCTGCTTTCCGCGTCCCGTTCGGCAAGGTCCTTCCGGTGGTATCCGCAGTGCTCTGCCTCTACCTGATGACCAACCTGGCGGTGGAGACCTGGATCTTCTTTGCAGTCTGGCTGGTTATCGGCATCATCATCTACTTCTCCTACGGCCAGCGCCACTCACGCCTCAACGAGCGCTTCACCGAGGCTAAAGAAGCGGTTAACGGCCCGGCCGAGGGGGCCTCTCCGAAGGCTGACGCAGACAAGACTGCCGATGACGAGGACGAATTCTCCCGCGCCTGA
- a CDS encoding TetR/AcrR family transcriptional regulator — translation MARPAKPERKAELLSAILDYLMDKTLAELTFRSLAEGLGISAYVLVYHFGSREQLVNEIIRSIESRLDSMRGTDVRDIDREAWKAYLLESWEWTMAQRNRHLARLEFEATAQDIVAAEPRGTSQENFRMLHHKTRDWLLVQGIPAEFADTDARLFTSTFYGLQFDFVVMNQPEAATKAFELMLTVFFNNLESRLAAAGPQP, via the coding sequence ATGGCCCGCCCCGCAAAACCGGAACGTAAGGCAGAGCTGCTCTCCGCGATCCTGGACTACCTGATGGACAAGACGCTGGCGGAACTGACCTTCCGCAGCCTGGCCGAGGGCCTTGGCATCAGCGCCTATGTCCTGGTGTACCACTTCGGCAGCAGGGAGCAGCTGGTCAACGAGATCATCCGCTCCATTGAGTCCCGGCTGGACAGCATGCGCGGTACGGATGTGCGCGACATTGACCGCGAGGCCTGGAAGGCCTATTTGCTGGAGTCCTGGGAGTGGACCATGGCGCAGCGGAACCGGCATCTGGCAAGGCTGGAATTCGAGGCCACGGCACAGGACATAGTGGCGGCCGAGCCCCGGGGTACGTCCCAGGAGAACTTCCGCATGCTCCATCACAAGACCAGGGACTGGCTTCTGGTGCAGGGAATTCCGGCGGAGTTCGCGGACACGGATGCCCGCCTGTTCACTTCCACCTTTTACGGGTTGCAGTTCGACTTTGTGGTGATGAACCAGCCCGAGGCCGCGACCAAGGCCTTTGAACTGATGCTGACTGTGTTTTTCAACAACCTGGAAAGCCGGTTGGCAGCGGCCGGCCCCCAGCCCTGA
- a CDS encoding DUF2461 domain-containing protein: MTTFQGIPAGAFAFYAELEDNNNREWWLEHKDSYNSLVRDPLTALLAELEPRFGPAKIFRPNRDIRFSQDKSPYKTAQGAFASAQEGVGYYLQVSADGLLVGGGYHSHSPAQLVRFRNSVDASGTGESLRKIVDGVSAAGFAVEGERLKTVPRGYSPDHPRGELLKHKSLSASMELGEPEWVDTPEAAREIATLWERLRPLVEWVGRHATP, encoded by the coding sequence ATGACTACATTCCAGGGCATTCCTGCAGGGGCCTTCGCGTTCTATGCGGAGCTTGAGGACAACAACAACCGGGAGTGGTGGCTTGAGCACAAGGACAGCTACAACAGCCTGGTCCGGGATCCGCTCACGGCCCTGCTTGCGGAGCTGGAACCCAGGTTCGGGCCCGCCAAGATCTTCCGGCCCAACAGGGACATCAGATTTTCGCAGGACAAGTCGCCCTACAAGACCGCCCAGGGCGCGTTTGCCTCAGCCCAGGAAGGCGTGGGCTATTACCTGCAGGTAAGCGCCGACGGCCTGCTGGTGGGCGGCGGCTACCATTCCCACTCCCCGGCGCAACTGGTGAGGTTCCGAAACTCTGTTGACGCCTCCGGGACGGGTGAGTCGCTCCGGAAGATTGTCGACGGCGTGTCCGCGGCAGGCTTCGCGGTGGAAGGCGAAAGACTCAAGACCGTCCCGCGCGGTTATTCCCCCGACCACCCCAGGGGAGAACTCCTCAAGCACAAGTCCCTGTCAGCCAGCATGGAGCTGGGCGAGCCGGAGTGGGTGGACACTCCGGAGGCGGCACGGGAGATCGCCACGCTCTGGGAACGGCTTCGCCCGCTGGTGGAATGGGTCGGGCGCCACGCAACTCCCTGA
- a CDS encoding catalase — protein MTAISTTQSGAPVTSDAHSKSVGADGAIILTDHYLVEKLAQFNRERVPERVVHAKGGGAFGTFKTTEDISAYTKAAFLQPGVETEMLIRFSSVAGENGSPDTWRDPRGFAVKFYTSEGNYDLVGNNTPVFFIRDGIKFPDFIHSQKRLPGTHLRDADMQWDFWTLSPESAHQVTWLMGDRGLPASWREMQGYGSHTYQWINAEGERFWVKYHFKSNQGVKTITGDEAAELAGSDADFYIRDLQENIDAGNLPSWDLHVQVMPYEDAKTYRFNPFDLTKVWPHADYPLIKVGTMELNRNPENYFAQIEQATFAPSNFVPGIAASPDKMLQARIFSYADAHRYRVGTNHAQIPVNQPKNQVNNYSQDGAGRYQFNAPSVPVYAPNSVGGPAAVEPQNPAGGWENDGELTLSAHTLHAEDSDFGQAGTLYREVFDDAAKARLLDTITGAVGGVKSPGIKERAIQYWTNVDAELGAKLRANLGAASAGDSDAEAANKIG, from the coding sequence ATGACTGCCATTTCAACCACCCAGTCAGGTGCGCCCGTCACCTCCGACGCGCACTCCAAGTCAGTTGGTGCCGACGGTGCCATCATCCTGACTGACCACTACCTGGTGGAAAAGCTCGCCCAGTTCAACCGCGAGCGGGTGCCGGAGCGCGTAGTGCACGCCAAGGGCGGCGGCGCATTCGGAACGTTCAAGACCACCGAGGACATCTCGGCGTACACCAAGGCTGCTTTCCTGCAGCCGGGTGTTGAAACCGAAATGCTCATCCGTTTCTCCTCGGTTGCCGGCGAGAACGGTTCCCCGGACACCTGGCGCGATCCCCGCGGTTTCGCCGTCAAGTTCTACACCTCCGAGGGCAACTACGACCTCGTAGGCAACAACACCCCCGTCTTCTTCATCCGCGACGGCATCAAGTTCCCGGACTTCATCCACTCCCAGAAGCGCCTCCCGGGCACCCACCTGCGCGACGCTGACATGCAGTGGGACTTCTGGACCTTGTCCCCCGAGTCCGCACATCAGGTCACCTGGCTCATGGGCGACCGAGGCCTGCCGGCTTCCTGGCGTGAGATGCAGGGCTACGGCTCGCACACCTACCAGTGGATCAACGCCGAGGGCGAGCGCTTCTGGGTCAAGTACCACTTCAAGTCCAACCAGGGCGTCAAGACCATCACCGGTGACGAGGCTGCAGAGCTGGCCGGCTCGGACGCGGACTTCTACATCCGCGACCTGCAGGAAAACATCGACGCCGGCAACCTTCCGTCTTGGGACCTGCACGTCCAGGTCATGCCGTACGAAGACGCCAAGACCTACCGCTTCAACCCGTTCGACCTCACCAAGGTGTGGCCGCACGCTGACTACCCGCTGATCAAGGTGGGCACCATGGAGCTGAACCGGAACCCGGAGAACTACTTCGCGCAGATCGAGCAGGCCACGTTTGCGCCGTCGAACTTCGTGCCGGGCATCGCCGCGTCGCCGGACAAGATGCTGCAGGCCCGCATCTTCTCCTACGCGGATGCGCACCGTTACCGCGTGGGCACCAACCACGCCCAGATCCCGGTGAACCAGCCGAAGAACCAGGTCAACAACTACAGCCAGGACGGTGCGGGGCGTTACCAGTTCAACGCTCCTTCTGTTCCGGTCTACGCACCGAACTCCGTTGGTGGGCCGGCTGCCGTTGAGCCGCAGAACCCGGCCGGCGGCTGGGAGAACGACGGCGAGCTGACGCTCTCCGCGCACACCCTGCACGCTGAGGACAGCGACTTCGGCCAGGCCGGAACCCTGTACCGCGAGGTGTTCGACGACGCCGCCAAGGCCCGTCTGCTGGACACCATCACCGGCGCGGTTGGCGGCGTGAAGAGCCCGGGCATCAAGGAACGCGCCATCCAGTACTGGACGAACGTTGACGCCGAGCTCGGCGCCAAGCTGCGCGCCAACCTGGGCGCTGCCTCTGCTGGCGACTCCGACGCTGAGGCTGCCAACAAGATCGGCTAG
- a CDS encoding Fur family transcriptional regulator: protein MTEHFGGQEAWAAALRAHGRRVTKQRLAVLAAVERHPHSPAESILAAARTELPELTAQSVYVVLGDLTDLDMLRRFEPPHSPALYETRVGDNHHHAICISCGRVEDVECAVGHAPCLTPHWDENSKPMTIQIADVMYQGICQDCQQSQKLPSERQSQVIEK, encoded by the coding sequence ATGACGGAACACTTTGGCGGTCAGGAAGCGTGGGCTGCCGCCCTGCGTGCCCACGGCCGCCGGGTGACCAAACAGCGGCTGGCCGTGCTGGCCGCCGTCGAACGTCACCCCCATTCCCCGGCGGAAAGCATCCTCGCTGCCGCCCGCACCGAGCTCCCCGAGCTCACCGCCCAGTCCGTCTACGTGGTCCTGGGGGACCTGACCGATCTGGACATGCTGCGCCGCTTTGAGCCGCCGCATTCCCCCGCTCTCTACGAGACCCGGGTGGGAGACAACCACCACCACGCCATCTGCATCAGCTGTGGCCGTGTTGAGGACGTGGAGTGCGCCGTCGGTCACGCACCCTGCCTCACGCCGCACTGGGACGAGAATTCCAAGCCCATGACCATCCAGATCGCCGATGTGATGTACCAGGGCATCTGCCAGGACTGCCAGCAGTCCCAAAAACTTCCTTCCGAACGTCAATCACAAGTAATCGAGAAATAG